From one Magnolia sinica isolate HGM2019 chromosome 18, MsV1, whole genome shotgun sequence genomic stretch:
- the LOC131232249 gene encoding uncharacterized protein LOC131232249 codes for MNTDITALAKPEYPVIDRNPPFTKTVANFNILDYCRLLTITGVSVTVGYLSGIKPNIRGPSMVTGGLIGVMGGFMYAYQNSAGRLMGFFPNEDEVARYKK; via the exons atGAACACCGACATAACGGCGTTGGCGAAACCGGAATATCCGGTGATCGATCGCAACCCTCCATTCACCAAGACCGTGGCCAACTTCAACATCCTCGACTACTGCCGCCTTCTCACCATCACCGGTGTCTCCGTCACCGTTGGATACCTCTCTG GTATAAAACCAAACATAAGAGGGCCATCAATGGTGACGGGCGGTCTCATCGGCGTCATGGGGGGTTTCATGTACGCTTACCAGAATTCTGCTGGCCGCCTCATGGGATTCTTTCCCAACGAAGATGAGGTAGCTCGTTACAAGAAATAg